From Campylobacter showae:
TGCGGCGGCGAGGCTGGCTTCGATGCCCGCGTGACCGCCTCCGACGACGATAATATCATAGTTCATATTCAAATTTTCCTTATCCTTAGAATTCGCGATTTTATCAAAAAACAGATAAAATATACAAAAATTTAAGAAAAGACGGCGAGGAAAATTATCTTAAATTTGACGTTTTTTTGAGCCGGTGCGCGTAGTTTGGCGATTTGGCTTAAATTTATTTGTAGCAATCTTTGCAGAGTATTTTTTGAGAGAGTGGGAGCAAATTTGCCCCGCATTAAAGTCAAATTTCCCTCGCGATTTTGTTCATTTTGGCAAAGATTTCCGCTCGTTCGCCATTTTTTAGGCTGCCCATCTCTAGCTTCGTCATCATCTGCATAAAATCAAATTTCTTAAACATTTTTGCGGCTTCTTTGGCTTCGCGTTCTAGTTTGGCATAGATTTGCGCTTCGTTTTTGTCGCGAGCTAAATTGTTCAAAAACGAGCCGGCCTCGTCGCCGTGAAATTTATCCGCGTCAAATTTACCCGCCGCGTCGTTTAAATTTGCTTTTTCGTTAAATTTATCCAGCATCTGGGCAAAATCCGTCAAATTTGCCGCCGCGAGCGTAGAGCTGGCTAAAAATTTATCGCCTTTTTGACCTTGAGCTACGCGGTTTGCTAAGGTCTTTAAAGTCTCGTTTGAAGCGCTGTTTTTGATCTGCATTTTTATCCTTTTTATATTACTAACGGTGAGTTCTAGCAAAAAGTATTCCGTCAAATTTGAAACGACAAGATTAAATTTTGGCTTAAGCTTTCTGAGGCATTTTAGGACTAAAACACTCTTTTTAGCGTATTAGATGGTCTATGCGTAATATTTTTATATTCGTATAAGTTTAAAAGGGTGCCTATTTTACCGCAAATTTAAAGGTAAGCTTAAAAATAAATAATTCATAAAAATTAATCTAAAAAATACAAAATTCGTCAGCCAAATGACGGAAATAAATTTCTAAAAGTAATACAATTAGCTCAAGATTTAAGAGAAATCAAGAATCGTAAAACAAGTAGAAAGGAGAATTTATGAAACAACATAAATTTGTGATCGCCGATTACAAACGTTGTATCGGTTGCGCTACTTGCATGGCGGCCTGTTTTCGTAGCGCTTATGAGCGCGGTAAGCTTTCAAAAGCTAGACTAACAGTGCTACGTCAAGCAAAAGGCGTCATGCCGACGCAGTGTCGCCAGTGCGATGACGGTCCTTGCGCGAACGTATGTCCTACTGGGGCACTCAGGTTTGACGATAACTGCATCGAGCTTCACGAAGAGATTTGTATAGGCTGCAAACTCTGCACGATCGCTTGCCCTTACGGCGCGATAAGCTCGAGCGCCGAGCTCATGCCGTCCGTCAACTACGCGGTAGAGCCTAAGTACTACCTCGAGATCGAGAGCCAGGCGGGCGCGAAAAATACCGCGATCAAATGTGATATGTGCTTCGGGCGCGAAAACGGCCCTGCATGCGTCGAGGTTTGTCCGACCAGCGCTATCATCATGGTCGATCCGCTACATAGCGAGCATAAACTCGGCAACAGGATCGAGCGCGAGGCCGCTCAGGCTTTCGTCGATAAAATTTTACGCGGAAGCGGAAATTTAAAAGAGCCTCACGTTTTAGCCGATATCGGCGCTCAGGACGTGGACGGCGAGGGCGACGTCATCGTCATCAAGGAGCTTGACAAAACTCCTAGCGAGCAGGCAAGAGAGCAATCGGCGTCAAATTCGCGCGCTATGAACGACGAAAATAGCGGCGCAAAAGGGGGTGCGAGATGGTAGGCGTGTATCTACTTTTCTTAGTTAGCGCTGCCGTTAGCATCCTGCTCTACGGCGCTCAAAAATCAGCCGTAAAAATCGGCTTTGGACTAAGCGCGATCAGCTG
This genomic window contains:
- a CDS encoding 4Fe-4S dicluster domain-containing protein, producing MKQHKFVIADYKRCIGCATCMAACFRSAYERGKLSKARLTVLRQAKGVMPTQCRQCDDGPCANVCPTGALRFDDNCIELHEEICIGCKLCTIACPYGAISSSAELMPSVNYAVEPKYYLEIESQAGAKNTAIKCDMCFGRENGPACVEVCPTSAIIMVDPLHSEHKLGNRIEREAAQAFVDKILRGSGNLKEPHVLADIGAQDVDGEGDVIVIKELDKTPSEQAREQSASNSRAMNDENSGAKGGARW